In a genomic window of Chryseobacterium sp. G0162:
- a CDS encoding TerD family protein, which yields MAINLQKGQTIDLRKNDRGESVYDLSKVTIGLGWDVRKQGGFFGKLFNKEAEYDLDAVAFLLDGSGKVANLGRTVQTNDGRQMGLYQGDVVFFNSMQHPSGNVWLTGDNRTGAGDGDDEQIIVKLDQLDQSYQKIVFLVTIYQGRTNNQHFGMIENAFIRAVDATGKEITKYSLSGDSSMNGMCAMVFAEAYRHNGDWKFRAVGEPHNTDNFIDILRQQYSYSN from the coding sequence ATGGCAATTAATTTACAGAAAGGTCAAACGATTGATTTAAGAAAAAATGACCGTGGAGAAAGTGTTTATGACCTTTCGAAAGTAACGATCGGTTTAGGATGGGATGTAAGAAAACAAGGAGGTTTCTTTGGGAAACTTTTTAATAAGGAAGCTGAATATGATCTTGATGCAGTAGCATTTCTTCTGGATGGTAGCGGAAAGGTTGCCAATTTGGGAAGAACGGTTCAGACCAATGACGGAAGACAGATGGGATTGTATCAGGGAGATGTGGTTTTCTTCAATTCTATGCAGCATCCGAGTGGAAATGTATGGCTTACGGGAGATAATAGAACCGGTGCCGGAGATGGGGATGATGAGCAGATCATTGTAAAATTGGATCAGCTGGATCAAAGCTATCAGAAAATTGTGTTTTTGGTTACCATTTACCAGGGAAGAACCAATAACCAACACTTTGGAATGATTGAAAATGCATTTATCCGTGCCGTGGATGCTACAGGTAAAGAAATTACAAAATACAGCCTTTCCGGAGATTCAAGTATGAACGGAATGTGTGCAATGGTTTTTGCAGAGGCCTATCGTCATAATGGAGATTGGAAGTTCCGTGCAGTAGGAGAACCTCACAATACGGATAACTTTATTGATATTCTGAGACAGCAGTACTCATATTCAAACTAG
- a CDS encoding PP2C family serine/threonine-protein phosphatase, producing the protein MKIPSFYFGTGKEPMGKGAIYKEKEEFKEAHWVLQHAHSGKFYECSFGMSDFPNIRIKTVNNLEETGLVFENNSISGIPVAHNLYHLDIEFFHTEDRENIEIKRVQLLVNVDPKDLWKSIPSDRNADFYKEDEVSFQGTFSDKKIVVASKRGRSHAHEGKFREDDFAVNKLFAEWNVISVSDGAGSAVMAREGSRLATVSINQFLSDPDVLNEIENNITIIYTPGNLQKELDEAKENVIRVLYKGVLYVHNTLEKTAAENKLSINDLHATLIFALVKKFSFGYVILSFGVGDCPINLINTDFSAVELLNTMDVGEFSGGTRFMTMKEIFSNHIASRFRITCVEDFSYLVLMTDGIYDPKFLTENKLEDTESWKMFFNDLNGDNDDLAKIDFINDAKIAQQLLHWTDFWSKGNHDDRTLAIIY; encoded by the coding sequence ATGAAAATACCTTCATTTTATTTTGGAACCGGGAAAGAGCCTATGGGAAAAGGGGCAATTTATAAAGAGAAAGAAGAATTTAAAGAAGCTCACTGGGTATTGCAACATGCCCATTCAGGGAAGTTCTATGAATGCAGCTTTGGAATGTCTGATTTTCCAAATATCAGGATTAAAACTGTCAACAACTTAGAAGAAACCGGTCTTGTGTTTGAAAATAACAGCATTTCCGGAATTCCGGTGGCCCATAATCTTTATCATCTGGATATTGAATTTTTCCACACCGAGGATAGAGAGAATATTGAGATTAAGAGAGTTCAGCTATTGGTTAATGTTGATCCCAAAGATTTATGGAAGAGTATTCCAAGTGATAGAAATGCCGATTTTTATAAAGAAGATGAGGTTTCATTTCAGGGAACATTCTCTGATAAAAAAATTGTTGTAGCTTCTAAAAGGGGCCGTTCTCATGCTCATGAAGGAAAATTCAGAGAAGATGATTTTGCTGTGAATAAACTTTTTGCAGAATGGAATGTTATTTCCGTTTCTGATGGTGCCGGTTCTGCTGTAATGGCACGGGAAGGTTCAAGGCTGGCAACAGTTTCTATCAATCAGTTTTTAAGTGATCCGGATGTTTTAAATGAAATTGAAAATAATATCACTATCATTTATACCCCAGGAAATTTGCAAAAAGAACTGGATGAAGCGAAAGAAAATGTAATAAGAGTTCTGTATAAAGGGGTTTTATACGTTCATAACACATTGGAAAAAACCGCTGCAGAAAATAAACTCTCCATTAATGATCTTCATGCTACTCTTATTTTTGCTTTGGTTAAAAAGTTCAGTTTTGGATATGTTATCCTGAGTTTCGGAGTAGGAGACTGCCCAATTAACCTCATCAATACAGATTTTTCCGCGGTAGAACTTCTGAATACTATGGATGTGGGAGAATTCAGTGGTGGTACCCGTTTTATGACGATGAAGGAAATTTTCAGTAATCATATTGCTTCCCGTTTCAGGATAACTTGTGTTGAAGATTTTTCATATCTGGTGCTCATGACAGACGGTATTTATGATCCGAAATTCCTTACAGAGAACAAACTGGAAGATACAGAAAGCTGGAAAATGTTTTTTAATGATCTTAACGGAGATAACGATGATCTTGCTAAGATAGACTTTATCAATGATGCCAAGATTGCTCAACAGCTTCTGCATTGGACTGATTTCTGGAGCAAAGGTAATCATGACGACCGTACACTAGCCATAATTTATTAA
- a CDS encoding lysylphosphatidylglycerol synthase transmembrane domain-containing protein produces MEKTSKNPLKSILTIVISLAFAGFFLWLALRGLDFKVIQQSLAKANYLWVLFASVFGLLAYWFRAIRWNLMLEPMGHSISNSNSLWSISFGYLMNLTIPRSGELARATALYGVEKVPVDQSFGTIILERVVDLICMLGFLGLTLLFKYEAILSFYENSGVTINPNKILLVLSVLIGGTVLFFAFKKRLANIPFLGKIVNFIDGIFQGLTTIFKLKQKGKFILYTLGIWISYYFAAYLVCFALPETSAFTFADGFFIIVVGTLGMIIPASGGIGAYNLAMKYGFMALFISVGKSADLGGEMGLTYSFISLPLQIVIMLVMGLISIPMLAKARNEAASEKVFK; encoded by the coding sequence ATGGAGAAAACATCAAAAAATCCTTTAAAATCAATACTTACAATAGTAATATCGCTTGCTTTTGCAGGCTTTTTTTTATGGCTTGCCTTACGGGGACTTGATTTTAAAGTGATTCAACAGTCATTGGCTAAAGCTAATTATCTTTGGGTATTATTTGCCTCTGTTTTTGGCCTTCTTGCTTATTGGTTCAGAGCGATTCGATGGAACCTGATGCTGGAACCGATGGGACATAGTATTTCCAATTCAAACTCACTTTGGTCTATTTCATTTGGATATCTAATGAACCTGACAATTCCAAGGAGTGGAGAGCTGGCAAGAGCTACCGCTTTATATGGTGTAGAAAAAGTACCTGTAGACCAATCTTTTGGAACAATTATTCTGGAAAGAGTGGTAGATTTAATCTGTATGCTTGGTTTTCTCGGGCTGACATTATTGTTTAAATATGAAGCTATTTTGTCATTCTATGAAAATTCAGGAGTTACTATTAATCCTAACAAAATTTTACTTGTTCTTTCTGTATTAATTGGAGGTACGGTTTTGTTTTTTGCTTTTAAAAAGAGATTGGCAAATATTCCATTTCTAGGTAAGATTGTCAATTTTATAGATGGAATTTTTCAGGGATTGACTACTATTTTCAAATTAAAACAAAAAGGGAAATTTATATTATATACACTGGGAATCTGGATTTCCTATTATTTTGCAGCTTATCTGGTATGTTTTGCACTTCCTGAAACTTCTGCATTTACCTTTGCAGATGGTTTCTTCATTATTGTCGTAGGAACATTAGGAATGATTATTCCGGCGAGTGGTGGGATAGGTGCTTATAATCTGGCGATGAAGTATGGTTTCATGGCTCTTTTTATCTCAGTAGGAAAAAGTGCTGACCTTGGTGGTGAAATGGGGCTGACCTATTCTTTTATTTCTTTACCGCTTCAGATAGTGATTATGTTGGTAATGGGACTTATTTCTATTCCTATGTTAGCCAAAGCAAGAAATGAAGCCGCTTCAGAAAAGGTTTTTAAATAA
- a CDS encoding HU family DNA-binding protein produces the protein MNKSELIDAIAKDAGITKVAAKAALESFIGNVTSTLKKKDGKVSLVGFGTFSVAERAARQGINPATKKPIKIAAKKVAKFKAGADLSNAVSGAKKK, from the coding sequence ATGAACAAGTCTGAATTAATCGACGCAATCGCAAAAGATGCAGGTATCACTAAAGTTGCAGCAAAAGCTGCTTTAGAATCTTTCATTGGTAACGTAACTTCTACTTTAAAGAAAAAAGACGGAAAAGTTTCTTTAGTAGGTTTCGGTACTTTCTCAGTAGCTGAGAGAGCGGCTAGACAAGGGATCAACCCTGCAACTAAAAAACCAATCAAAATTGCTGCTAAAAAAGTTGCTAAATTCAAGGCTGGAGCTGATTTATCAAACGCAGTTTCTGGTGCTAAGAAAAAATAA
- a CDS encoding helix-hairpin-helix domain-containing protein, with protein sequence MKNTIKVVSVLDAAKSYEYVDEKPIQGGVKDVYFSPDRKYVVAFYRNPLDEGQKERIMRIVSIYLQSIQNGNAAEYFLNEIFRWPYDIVEKDRLTGIIVPIYNQKFFFAKGYVGSDNIQGEDKVGKWFTAPMFRNPQYPLRLDQSELGDWLSYFQIAINISRGVKKLHQMGLAHSDLSYNNILVDPVTKSACIIDIDGLVVPKLFPPEVIGTADFIAPEVLKTQHLGLQDPGRHLPNQKTDLHALAVLIYMYLLRRHPLRGGKIWDLDSEKDELISMGEKALFVEHPNDPSNNVRADHLRKWDVFWGDPQKNPYTVTGPYITDLFRKTFIEGLHDPIRRPTANEWETALLKTVDLIQPCKNPECTEKWYVFDNTSNPKCPFCGTPHQGTLPVLDLYFRFDDEVWKPENHRLMVYHNQYLFKWHVSRKVIRNENLAMQDKIPVGYFTFHQGKWVLVNQSLSGMKDITEQKEIPPGSMVELTDGKKILLSAEDGGRLIYVTMANQ encoded by the coding sequence ATGAAAAATACCATTAAGGTTGTTTCTGTTCTGGATGCAGCCAAGTCCTATGAGTATGTAGATGAAAAGCCCATTCAGGGTGGAGTAAAAGATGTTTATTTCTCGCCGGATAGGAAGTATGTAGTTGCTTTTTATAGAAATCCATTGGATGAGGGGCAGAAGGAAAGAATTATGAGAATTGTTTCTATTTATCTTCAAAGTATACAAAATGGAAATGCTGCAGAATATTTTCTGAATGAAATATTCAGATGGCCTTATGATATTGTTGAAAAAGATAGGCTGACTGGAATTATTGTTCCTATTTACAATCAAAAATTTTTCTTTGCTAAAGGATATGTAGGTTCTGATAATATTCAGGGTGAAGATAAAGTAGGAAAATGGTTTACAGCTCCGATGTTTAGAAATCCGCAGTATCCACTGAGGCTGGATCAGTCTGAACTTGGGGACTGGTTAAGCTATTTTCAGATTGCCATTAATATCAGCCGAGGAGTAAAGAAGCTTCATCAGATGGGATTAGCTCATTCAGATTTGTCTTATAACAATATTTTAGTAGATCCTGTAACCAAATCAGCCTGTATTATTGATATTGATGGTCTTGTTGTCCCCAAATTATTTCCACCGGAAGTCATAGGGACGGCAGATTTTATAGCTCCTGAAGTTTTAAAGACCCAACATTTGGGACTTCAGGATCCGGGAAGACATCTGCCTAATCAAAAAACCGATCTGCATGCTCTTGCAGTTTTGATTTACATGTATCTGTTAAGAAGACACCCTCTTCGAGGTGGAAAGATCTGGGATCTGGATTCTGAAAAGGATGAACTCATATCTATGGGTGAAAAAGCACTGTTTGTAGAACATCCTAATGATCCTTCCAATAATGTAAGAGCCGATCATCTTAGGAAATGGGATGTTTTCTGGGGCGATCCGCAAAAGAACCCTTATACCGTAACAGGTCCGTATATTACAGATTTGTTCAGAAAAACATTTATAGAGGGATTACACGACCCGATCAGGCGCCCCACTGCCAACGAATGGGAAACAGCTTTGCTGAAAACAGTAGATCTGATACAGCCTTGTAAGAATCCGGAATGTACTGAAAAATGGTACGTCTTTGACAATACCAGCAATCCGAAATGTCCTTTCTGCGGAACTCCACATCAGGGAACACTTCCGGTTCTTGATTTATACTTTAGATTTGATGATGAGGTCTGGAAACCGGAAAACCACCGATTGATGGTGTACCATAATCAATATTTGTTCAAATGGCATGTTTCAAGGAAGGTGATTAGAAATGAAAACCTGGCTATGCAGGATAAAATACCTGTAGGATATTTTACATTTCATCAGGGAAAGTGGGTATTGGTCAATCAAAGTTTATCAGGTATGAAAGATATTACAGAACAGAAAGAAATTCCGCCGGGATCTATGGTTGAACTGACTGATGGAAAGAAAATATTGTTGTCTGCAGAAGATGGAGGAAGATTAATCTATGTAACAATGGCAAATCAGTAG
- a CDS encoding TerD family protein, translating to MAINLQKGQKIEIGLTKMTIGLGWDPNEGTGYDFDLDASAIMIDSDRKLVSEEYFVFYNNLNSPDGALTHTGDDPSGKNSDGDDDEAIIIDLDKVDSRVEEILFVVTIEDFERRKQNFGQVRNSYIRVVDNSTHQEIAKYELDEDFSIETGVEFGRLYKRNGSWKFEASGIGYRADLGFFLEKYYKGQIIK from the coding sequence ATGGCAATTAATCTACAGAAAGGACAAAAGATCGAGATCGGACTGACTAAAATGACGATAGGACTTGGTTGGGATCCTAATGAAGGGACAGGCTACGACTTCGATCTTGATGCTTCAGCAATTATGATCGATTCTGACAGAAAATTAGTAAGCGAGGAATATTTTGTTTTTTATAATAATTTAAATTCACCGGATGGAGCTCTTACCCATACCGGAGATGATCCAAGTGGAAAGAACAGTGACGGGGATGATGATGAGGCAATCATTATTGATCTTGATAAAGTAGATTCAAGAGTTGAGGAAATTCTTTTTGTGGTAACTATTGAAGACTTTGAAAGAAGAAAACAGAACTTCGGACAGGTAAGAAATTCTTATATCAGAGTGGTAGATAACAGTACTCACCAGGAGATTGCAAAATATGAACTGGATGAAGACTTTTCCATTGAAACAGGAGTAGAATTCGGAAGACTGTATAAAAGAAACGGAAGCTGGAAGTTTGAAGCTTCAGGAATCGGATACAGAGCAGATCTTGGCTTCTTCCTTGAAAAATATTATAAAGGACAAATCATCAAATAA
- the panD gene encoding aspartate 1-decarboxylase, producing MLIEVFKSKIHRVRVTASDLNYIGSITIDEDLIEAAGLVVGERVYIVNVNNGERFDTYVIKGKRKSGEVCLNGPAARKVQKDDIIIIIAYAQMTPEEAKDFQPKIVFPDEKTNLLT from the coding sequence ATGTTAATAGAAGTTTTTAAGTCCAAGATCCATAGGGTACGAGTGACAGCCTCAGACCTTAATTATATAGGAAGTATAACGATAGATGAAGATCTTATAGAAGCTGCCGGTTTGGTAGTGGGAGAAAGGGTCTATATCGTCAATGTGAACAACGGAGAACGTTTTGATACATATGTTATCAAAGGGAAAAGAAAATCCGGAGAAGTATGTCTTAACGGGCCTGCTGCAAGAAAAGTACAGAAGGATGACATTATCATCATTATTGCTTATGCGCAGATGACTCCTGAAGAAGCTAAAGACTTCCAGCCGAAGATCGTTTTCCCGGATGAAAAAACAAACCTTCTTACGTAA
- a CDS encoding vWA domain-containing protein, which produces MTRRLLAYFLLDTSGSMNGEPIQALNNGFNGLISMLRTDPQAMESLHLSVITFDREVKNIIPLTALANFYPMEITCPDSGPTHTGAALEMVAELVQKDVVKGSADEKGDWQPLLFIFTDGKPSDIQKYRQMIPVLRGLEFGGIVGCAAGPKADEQFLKELTDHVVKLDTTDAITLSSFFKWVSSSITQGGHSQNTADHVTLPPPPSELTIII; this is translated from the coding sequence ATGACCAGAAGATTATTAGCTTATTTTTTACTGGATACTTCCGGTTCCATGAATGGGGAACCCATCCAGGCGCTGAACAACGGCTTCAATGGACTCATCAGCATGCTTCGTACAGATCCGCAAGCGATGGAAAGCCTTCATTTAAGTGTCATAACCTTTGATAGAGAGGTTAAGAATATTATTCCGTTAACTGCTCTTGCCAATTTTTATCCCATGGAGATTACCTGTCCGGATAGTGGCCCCACCCATACGGGAGCAGCGCTAGAAATGGTAGCTGAACTTGTTCAGAAAGATGTTGTAAAAGGATCTGCTGATGAAAAAGGGGACTGGCAGCCGTTACTTTTTATATTTACAGACGGAAAACCTTCTGATATTCAGAAATACAGACAAATGATTCCTGTACTTAGAGGTCTTGAGTTTGGCGGTATTGTAGGTTGTGCAGCAGGTCCCAAAGCTGATGAGCAGTTTCTTAAGGAACTTACAGATCATGTCGTAAAGCTTGATACTACAGATGCTATTACCCTTTCTTCCTTTTTCAAATGGGTGAGTTCTTCTATTACACAAGGTGGGCATTCACAAAATACAGCAGATCATGTAACATTGCCTCCGCCACCGTCGGAGCTTACTATTATTATTTAA
- a CDS encoding GNAT family N-acetyltransferase, producing MKTPLTYQKATEKDIDYLLDLRTKTMVPHYAESNLPTDQETTLQRILYQFDKASIIFLDHNPIGLLKIDRADTNIDILQLQIDPSQQGKGLGRMILADILEEASATGKTASLSVLKTNKAQHLYSSLGFKIVNEDEHSYFMKFSPF from the coding sequence ATGAAAACTCCACTTACTTATCAAAAAGCTACAGAAAAAGATATTGATTATCTCCTTGATCTGAGAACAAAGACCATGGTTCCGCACTATGCAGAATCTAACCTTCCTACAGACCAGGAAACGACACTTCAACGGATCCTCTATCAGTTTGACAAGGCCTCTATTATTTTTCTGGACCATAATCCTATTGGGCTTCTGAAAATAGATCGAGCAGATACCAATATCGATATATTACAGCTTCAGATTGATCCCAGCCAACAAGGCAAAGGATTAGGAAGAATGATCCTGGCTGATATTTTAGAAGAAGCTTCTGCAACAGGAAAAACGGCTTCTTTAAGTGTTTTAAAAACCAATAAGGCTCAGCATCTATATTCGAGTTTAGGGTTCAAAATCGTAAACGAAGATGAGCATTCTTACTTCATGAAGTTCTCTCCTTTTTAG
- a CDS encoding TerY-C metal binding domain-containing protein yields MRRLPIYFLIDVSESMVGDPIEQVQEGISNIVRELKKDPYSLETVYISVVGFAGEAEVITPLQDIISFYPPKIPIGSGTSLSQGLIKIMDCIDKDVVKTTYDRKGDWKPIVFLFTDGVPTDDATKAIERWNTKYNGKANTIAVSIGENTNYRLLGSLADNVLLFNNTDENSYKEFFKWVTDSIKTTSQSVTEAKKEGINLSKIDSVILEKVDPQMEQRFPDNNFVVLNGKCSETDKLYLMKLKKTFGESSIPGMSTRYYKLEGAYKIDEKSYYRLSSAQRSHLKISIEELQGGTSCPQCANPIALATCSCGGIHCLQGEGYNKCPWCGTSDYYGYSGGGFDINRTLG; encoded by the coding sequence ATGAGAAGGCTACCCATTTATTTTTTGATCGATGTCTCCGAATCTATGGTAGGAGATCCAATTGAGCAGGTACAGGAAGGAATTTCCAATATCGTCAGAGAGCTGAAAAAAGATCCGTATTCACTGGAAACAGTTTATATTTCCGTGGTAGGTTTTGCCGGAGAGGCTGAAGTGATTACGCCATTGCAGGATATTATCAGTTTTTATCCGCCTAAAATTCCGATTGGAAGCGGAACCTCGTTGTCTCAGGGGTTGATTAAAATTATGGATTGTATTGATAAGGATGTAGTAAAGACAACTTATGACCGTAAAGGTGACTGGAAACCTATTGTTTTTCTGTTTACAGACGGTGTTCCAACGGATGATGCGACTAAAGCGATCGAAAGATGGAATACCAAGTATAATGGAAAGGCTAATACCATTGCCGTTTCTATAGGGGAAAATACAAATTATAGGCTTTTAGGCTCATTGGCGGATAACGTTTTACTCTTCAATAATACAGATGAAAATTCATATAAAGAATTCTTCAAATGGGTAACAGATTCTATTAAAACAACCAGCCAAAGTGTTACTGAAGCAAAAAAAGAAGGAATCAATCTTTCCAAAATTGATTCTGTTATTCTTGAAAAGGTAGATCCACAGATGGAGCAGCGTTTTCCAGATAATAATTTTGTGGTTTTGAATGGTAAATGCTCAGAGACGGACAAGCTCTATCTGATGAAATTAAAAAAAACGTTCGGGGAATCAAGTATTCCGGGGATGTCTACCAGATATTATAAATTGGAAGGAGCTTATAAAATTGATGAAAAATCCTATTACAGACTGTCTTCTGCACAAAGGAGTCATCTGAAAATTTCAATAGAAGAACTTCAGGGCGGAACTTCATGTCCGCAATGTGCCAATCCTATTGCTCTTGCCACCTGCTCTTGCGGTGGAATTCATTGCCTTCAAGGAGAAGGATATAATAAATGCCCTTGGTGTGGAACTTCAGATTATTACGGATATTCCGGGGGAGGATTTGATATCAATAGAACGTTAGGTTAA